In a single window of the Pseudomonas oryzihabitans genome:
- a CDS encoding OsmC family protein → MKARIQWAGEAMFLGESGSGHVVVMDGPPESGGRNLGVRPMETVLIGLGGCASYDVVSILRKARQPVESCEAFLEAERADTEPKVFTRIHLKFVVKGRGLKEAQVKRAIELSAEKYCSASIMLGRAGVEISHSYELVELA, encoded by the coding sequence ATGAAAGCGCGCATTCAGTGGGCGGGCGAGGCCATGTTCCTTGGCGAGTCTGGCAGTGGCCATGTAGTGGTCATGGATGGCCCGCCGGAAAGCGGCGGTCGCAACCTGGGCGTACGGCCGATGGAGACCGTGCTGATCGGTCTGGGCGGCTGCGCCAGCTACGACGTGGTCAGCATCCTGCGCAAGGCGCGGCAGCCGGTGGAGAGCTGCGAGGCGTTCCTCGAGGCCGAGCGCGCCGATACCGAGCCCAAGGTGTTCACCCGCATCCACCTGAAGTTCGTGGTCAAGGGGCGCGGTCTCAAGGAAGCCCAGGTCAAGCGCGCCATCGAGCTGTCGGCGGAAAAATACTGCTCGGCGTCCATCATGCTTGGCCGCGCCGGCGTCGAGATCAGCCACAGCTACGAACTCGTCGAACTCGCCTGA